CCTTGAcaaggagggaaaaaaaaggaaatccagatctatttttaaaaaataaaaaataaagaatccTAAAATCCCTTCAAGATTGTCCTTGCATTAAAAATGCGTTTACACCACATATCTTCCAAATCTACAAATTTACTCATAACATGTACCTTGTGTATTGCTTATTATCCGCAAGAGCTTATAGGTCAACCTTTAAACAAATAGATAAATACTGAAAGTTAAATTAATCGTCAACAGCAATACCATGTTAGTCATACAGAACACAGCACAATTAGAAAACTTACTCACTAGAACACCAAATAAACAAACCATGGCGAATATATATGTGACAAAATCCAAACTAAATCTTCCAcgagcccaaaaaaaaaatcatacttTGTCTAACGCacgataacaaaaaaaaaaatttgtacatGAACTTCTTAAACACAAAGCTAGTATGCTTACCAACAAAAAAATCGATACATTCGCCAGAATAATGacaaaacacataaaaataagaaaattattcAACGAAAGTAAAACTCAAGAATTGTAATATACATATAGTTTCTACCTTCGGGAAGCCAACCGTAACCACAGCGAGAGACAGTCAGGAGGGAGGTCATCAAAGCCGAGGCGGTGGCGGTGTGGTACGGCTGAATCGACTCTATGCAAGCGCTCATTTCCACCGGAGacctttaaaaaatttaattaattaagtaaGTGATTAATTAACAAAACATTGATAGACATATGCAGATTAAGATTGCAATTTTCCGACTGAAATCTGTATATATCTGAAGGTATAATACCTGGAAATGCGATTAGAGAGGATGTTGGCTCGTGAAGGAAAGGTGAAGGCGGAACGAGAGGGCTTGGCTTGGGAAGCAAGTCGGGCGGCGGCAGTGCGGACAGGGGATGCTCGGAAAATGGATCTGGCTGCGGCACAAGTGGCGGAAATGgccattttctttgtttttgcaaGTTTTTAGTGAGCAAGAGAAGTGACGAAGAATGGGGAGGAAGGCAAAGGGTTTAAGCAAATAAAAagatattgggaagataaaaaggtgtattggaaattgtaaagatgatgtaagcaaataaaattgggaaaataaaattgtttggattgcttcatatttccccaattttatttgcttacatcatctttacaatttccaatacacctttttatcttcccaatatctttttatctcacatacatcacgtcacaaaaagtgctacagtaaaaatatcccaaataatcccaaataacttacaatccaaacagttTTACattccattttttattatttacactCTTACTGTTTGTTTTGTTACAcagtttaataaataataactaTCTAATTAAAATGATAGTAAGAATGtaattaataaaaatgagagtACAAATAACTTTTTCCTATAACAAAGGTAAACTATAACATAATTATGAatgtgcaaaatcgaaaaattctgatttatcgatcgaatttgaattgaatttggaatttttgaAATCGGTAATTCGGGAATTCAGAATGGAAATCTATTTTTTCCGATTT
The DNA window shown above is from Coffea arabica cultivar ET-39 chromosome 5e, Coffea Arabica ET-39 HiFi, whole genome shotgun sequence and carries:
- the LOC113688616 gene encoding protein NUCLEAR FUSION DEFECTIVE 6, mitochondrial-like — encoded protein: MAISATCAAARSIFRASPVRTAAARLASQAKPSRSAFTFPSRANILSNRISRSPVEMSACIESIQPYHTATASALMTSLLTVSRCGYGWLPEGCDETK